A region of Wenzhouxiangella sp. XN24 DNA encodes the following proteins:
- a CDS encoding DM13 domain-containing protein, producing MRHVILLLASHGAVAALGFAAGIYALPILIAPDAPTVAEVSTAARSATYTSEFRRDLEDSDALHWGEGRITVSERSVTHMGRLAPGPDYKLYLSPEFVETEEAFERLKTTMALVGDVKTFNNFVVPVPPGVNPSEYTTVIVWCEAFGEFITSARYK from the coding sequence ATGCGCCATGTCATCTTGCTCCTCGCTTCACATGGTGCCGTCGCAGCGTTGGGTTTTGCTGCCGGCATCTATGCGCTGCCGATCCTTATCGCTCCGGATGCGCCGACCGTGGCGGAAGTGTCAACAGCGGCCCGGTCGGCGACCTACACTTCGGAGTTTCGCCGCGACCTGGAGGACAGTGACGCATTGCACTGGGGTGAGGGCCGAATCACGGTAAGCGAGCGCTCCGTTACGCATATGGGCAGGCTGGCGCCGGGCCCGGATTACAAGCTCTACCTGTCGCCCGAGTTCGTCGAGACGGAGGAAGCTTTCGAGCGCCTCAAGACCACCATGGCGCTGGTCGGCGACGTGAAGACTTTCAACAATTTCGTCGTGCCGGTGCCGCCCGGAGTGAACCCCTCCGAGTACACCACCGTCATCGTGTGGTGTGAAGCGTTCGGTGAGTTCATCACCTCCGCCAGGTACAAGTAG
- a CDS encoding SDR family oxidoreductase has product MTDPSETTILVIIGPGSMGTAIARRVGAGKHILVADLREENAQAASQTLLDAGFQVSTATVDITDPPSVRALAEKAAGMGAVTGLVHAAGASPSMSRPELVVRVDLYGTAVVLEAFGEVVAPGGAAVVIASQAGHRLPALTPEEDQALATTPAEELLGLPLLQSERLGDTLHAYELSNHGKSLRVQAEAVRWGLRRARVNAISPGIVMTPLSRAELSGPHGDGYRRMIEGCPAGRAGTADEVATVAALLMGPDGAFITGSDILMDGGATAAFFHGDLNLR; this is encoded by the coding sequence ATGACTGATCCATCCGAAACCACAATCCTCGTCATCATCGGCCCCGGCTCGATGGGCACCGCGATCGCCCGGCGGGTCGGCGCCGGCAAGCACATCCTGGTCGCGGACCTGCGGGAGGAGAACGCGCAGGCCGCATCGCAGACGCTGCTGGACGCGGGGTTCCAGGTGAGCACGGCGACCGTGGACATCACGGACCCGCCGTCCGTGCGGGCGCTGGCGGAAAAGGCCGCCGGGATGGGTGCGGTCACCGGTCTGGTCCACGCGGCCGGCGCTTCGCCGTCGATGTCCCGCCCGGAGCTGGTCGTCCGCGTCGATCTCTACGGCACGGCCGTCGTCCTGGAAGCGTTCGGCGAAGTGGTGGCGCCGGGAGGCGCGGCGGTGGTCATCGCATCCCAGGCCGGGCACCGCCTGCCTGCGCTGACCCCCGAAGAGGACCAGGCCCTGGCCACGACGCCCGCCGAGGAGCTGTTGGGCCTTCCCCTGCTCCAGTCGGAGCGGCTCGGGGACACACTGCACGCTTACGAACTCTCCAACCATGGCAAGAGCCTGCGGGTCCAGGCCGAAGCGGTGCGCTGGGGGCTCCGAAGGGCGAGGGTCAACGCGATCAGCCCGGGTATCGTCATGACCCCGCTTTCCCGCGCCGAGCTGAGCGGTCCGCATGGCGACGGCTACCGGCGGATGATCGAGGGCTGTCCCGCCGGCCGTGCCGGCACCGCGGACGAGGTAGCCACCGTGGCGGCGCTGTTGATGGGGCCGGACGGGGCTTTCATCACGGGCAGCGATATCCTGATGGACGGCGGGGCCACGGCCGCTTTCTTTCATGGGGATCTGAACTTGCGTTGA